The Vicia villosa cultivar HV-30 ecotype Madison, WI linkage group LG1, Vvil1.0, whole genome shotgun sequence genome includes a region encoding these proteins:
- the LOC131609683 gene encoding uncharacterized protein LOC131609683, which translates to MEGHEILGFGFFIIGLWHFFNHIKLHFLSSSSLKSHPSTLWFPTKLSRYIELHFIIASCTIFIAMELFISPLHHQPFDPKDGSIPSNHLHNFEHSSMALSFLLYATFAIILDRKITVAKKTQNELTHLLAAIAFAQEFLLIHFHSRDHMGLEGQYHYLVQVLIFICFATTLMGIRYPTSFLVCFVRSVGIIFQGLWLMFMGFMLFTPGYQPKGCFMKLEGDQYVVRCSDQEALHRAVSLVNIYFSWFLIGVTVFAVSFYLVMAMCYGGNTVEYVSLIKEEHYRDEDGLKIFDIESQCQKIAASKEEQT; encoded by the coding sequence ATGGAGGGACATGAGATTCTGGGTTTTGGTTTCTTTATAATTGGTTTATGGCACTTTTTCAACCACATCAAACTccattttctctcttcttcttctctcaaatCCCACCCATCAACCCTATGGTTTCCAACCAAACTAAGCAGATACATAGAGCTTCATTTCATTATTGCAAGTTGCACAATCTTCATAGCCATGGAACTTTTCATCTCACCTCTTCATCACCAACCATTTGACCCTAAAGATGGAAGCATCCCCTCTAACCATCTTCACAACTTTGAACACTCTTCCATGGCTTTGTCTTTCCTACTCTACGCCACATTTGCTATAATTCTCGATAGAAAAATAACCGTTGCTAAAAAAACTCAAAACGAACTTACTCATTTGCTTGCAGCTATAGCATTCGCTCAAGAGTTTCTTCTTATTCATTTCCATTCAAGAGATCATATGGGGTTAGAAGGACAGTACCATTACTTAGTGcaagttttgatttttatttgtttcgcAACGACCCTTATGGGAATTCGATATCCGACGAGTTTCTTGGTGTGTTTTGTGCGGTCTGTTGGGATAATCTTTCAAGGTTTGTGGCTTATGTTCATGGGATTCATGCTTTTTACACCTGGCTATCAACCCAAAGGCTGTTTCATGAAACTTGAAGGGGATCAATATGTGGTTAGGTGCAGTGATCAAGAGGCTCTTCATCGTGCGGTTTCGTTGGTGAATATTTATTTCAGTTGGTTCTTGATTGGTGTCACTGTTTTTGCAGTGTCGTTCTACTTGGTTATGGCTATGTGTTATGGTGGAAACACAGTGGAGTATGTTTCGTTGATTAAGGAGGAACATTACCGCGATGAAGATGGCTTGAAAATTTTTGATATTGAGTCACAATGTCAAAAGATTGCCGCAAGCAAGGAAGAGCAAACTTGA